The Agromyces sp. LHK192 genome includes a window with the following:
- the miaB gene encoding tRNA (N6-isopentenyl adenosine(37)-C2)-methylthiotransferase MiaB produces the protein MSTIQQASVGEAGSVVRRTYEVRTFGCQMNVHDSERLSGSLEAAGYVPADGAEPDVVVINTCAVRENADNKLYGNLGHLAGVKRRHEGMQIAVGGCLAQKDKNVILEKAPWVDVVFGTHNMGSLPSLLERARHNEEAQLEILDSLEVFPSTLPTKRDSTYSGWVSISVGCNNTCTFCIVPALRGKEKDRRPGEILAEVQALVDDGAIEVTLLGQNVNSYGVEFGDRQAFGKLLRAAGTIDGLERIRFTSPHPAAFTDDVIDAMAETPNVMPQLHMPLQSGSDRILKAMRRSYRSEKFLGILDRVRARIPNAAISTDIIVGFPGETEEDFQETLRVVEAARFASAFTFQYSIRPGTPAATMDEQVPKEVVQERYERLVALQERISWEENRAVVGRSVELLVATGEGKKDAATHRMSGRAEDSRLVHFEVPAGSEVPRPGDVVTVTVTDAAPFHLLADSPDGAPLVIRRTRAGDAWDRQQAESCGVPAAASASSTASAGRVSLGLPTIRVGREPLVAPGVGTMPIYDPTDAQR, from the coding sequence ATGAGCACCATTCAGCAGGCCTCGGTGGGCGAGGCCGGAAGCGTCGTGCGGCGCACGTACGAGGTCCGGACGTTCGGCTGCCAGATGAACGTGCACGACTCGGAGCGGCTCTCGGGCTCCCTCGAGGCGGCCGGCTATGTCCCGGCCGACGGCGCCGAGCCCGACGTGGTCGTCATCAACACCTGCGCCGTTCGTGAGAACGCCGACAACAAGCTCTACGGCAACCTCGGCCATCTCGCCGGTGTCAAGCGCCGCCACGAGGGCATGCAGATCGCCGTCGGCGGCTGCCTCGCCCAGAAGGACAAGAACGTCATCCTCGAGAAGGCGCCCTGGGTCGACGTCGTCTTCGGCACGCACAACATGGGCTCGCTGCCGAGCCTGCTCGAGCGTGCACGCCACAACGAGGAGGCACAGCTCGAGATCCTCGACTCGCTCGAGGTGTTCCCGTCGACGCTCCCCACCAAGCGCGACTCCACGTACAGCGGGTGGGTGTCGATCTCGGTCGGCTGCAACAACACGTGCACCTTCTGCATCGTGCCCGCGCTGCGCGGCAAGGAGAAGGACCGCAGGCCGGGGGAGATCCTCGCCGAGGTGCAGGCGCTCGTCGATGACGGTGCGATCGAGGTGACGCTCCTCGGCCAGAACGTGAATTCCTACGGGGTCGAGTTCGGCGACCGTCAGGCGTTCGGAAAGCTGCTCCGCGCAGCGGGAACGATCGACGGGCTCGAGCGCATCCGCTTCACGAGCCCGCATCCGGCGGCGTTCACCGACGACGTGATCGACGCGATGGCCGAGACGCCGAACGTGATGCCGCAGCTCCACATGCCCCTCCAGTCCGGATCCGATCGCATCCTGAAAGCCATGCGCCGCTCGTACCGGTCGGAGAAGTTCCTCGGCATCCTCGATCGCGTCCGCGCCAGGATCCCGAACGCCGCGATCTCGACCGACATCATCGTCGGTTTCCCCGGCGAGACCGAGGAGGACTTCCAGGAGACGCTTCGGGTCGTCGAGGCGGCGCGGTTCGCGTCGGCCTTCACGTTCCAGTACTCGATCCGGCCCGGCACGCCGGCCGCGACCATGGACGAGCAGGTGCCCAAGGAGGTCGTGCAGGAGCGCTACGAGCGGCTCGTCGCCCTGCAGGAGCGCATCTCCTGGGAGGAGAACCGCGCGGTGGTCGGTCGCAGCGTCGAGCTCCTCGTCGCGACCGGCGAAGGCAAGAAGGACGCGGCTACGCACCGCATGAGCGGACGGGCCGAAGACAGCCGGCTCGTGCACTTCGAGGTGCCCGCGGGTTCCGAGGTGCCCCGGCCCGGCGACGTCGTCACCGTGACCGTGACGGATGCCGCGCCGTTCCACCTGCTCGCCGACTCGCCCGACGGCGCGCCGCTCGTCATCCGACGTACTCGCGCCGGCGACGCGTGGGACCGCCAGCAGGCCGAGAGCTGCGGTGTGCCCGCCGCCGCCAGCGCGAGTTCCACTGCGTCCGCGGGTCGAGTCTCGCTCGGACTGCCGACGATCCGCGTCGGCCGCGAACCGCTCGTCGCGCCAGGCGTCGGCACGATGCCGATCTACGACCCGACCGACGCGCAGCGCTGA
- a CDS encoding regulatory protein RecX: MHERSSEDRLAPVTYLPWAERPSPGAPAETHDDVEATETGVERDARIDRLVVSRLRRSSLSNAEVRGVLVEHGLDDAEVDEWIERYERLGYLDDARLAEQLVHTGASRRGRGSGAILAELGRRGVDPAAARAAVEEIDPEVEHENALRVAMQRARQLGGLDRRVAERRLTAFLQRRGYPSEIVRRAVAEALPAT; this comes from the coding sequence GTGCACGAACGCTCGAGCGAGGATCGCCTCGCACCCGTGACCTACCTGCCGTGGGCGGAACGCCCGTCACCCGGAGCGCCGGCCGAGACCCATGACGATGTCGAGGCGACGGAGACGGGCGTCGAGCGCGACGCCCGCATCGATCGCCTGGTCGTCTCGCGCCTGCGACGGTCGTCGCTGTCCAACGCCGAGGTGCGTGGCGTACTCGTCGAGCACGGCCTCGACGACGCGGAGGTCGACGAGTGGATCGAGCGATACGAGCGGCTGGGGTACCTCGACGACGCGCGTCTGGCCGAGCAGCTCGTGCACACGGGCGCTTCGCGCCGTGGGCGCGGCAGCGGGGCGATCCTCGCCGAGCTCGGCCGACGCGGGGTCGACCCCGCCGCGGCTCGGGCCGCCGTCGAGGAGATCGATCCCGAGGTCGAGCACGAGAACGCGTTGCGCGTCGCGATGCAGCGCGCGAGGCAGCTGGGCGGCCTCGATCGCCGTGTCGCCGAACGCCGGCTCACCGCGTTCCTGCAGCGACGCGGGTACCCGTCGGAGATCGTCCGGCGCGCCGTTGCGGAGGCGTTGCCCGCGACGTGA
- the miaA gene encoding tRNA (adenosine(37)-N6)-dimethylallyltransferase MiaA has product MTTRGADLSLIAIVGATGTGKSAFALDLAEAWARNGRHAEVVNADAMQLYRGMDIGTAKLTVEERRGIPHHLLDVLDVTQEASAAAYQQAARAEIERIAQDGGTALLVGGSGLYVSSVIHDFRFPGTDAAIRARLEAELAESGPGLLHARLRAIDAETAAGVDAANGRRVVRALEVIELTGESKAARLPDEPVPWRPHRVVHLRSDRAVLVDRLDRRVEQMWRDGIVDEVESLVPAGLERGVTARRAIGYAQALGELHGRMTRAEAIEQTQQLTRTYARRQVSWFKRYPGAAIVDADDPAARAAELARQSAVD; this is encoded by the coding sequence GTGACGACGCGCGGCGCCGACCTGTCGCTGATCGCGATCGTCGGCGCAACCGGCACGGGCAAGTCGGCGTTCGCGCTCGACCTCGCCGAGGCGTGGGCTCGCAACGGCCGCCACGCCGAGGTGGTGAACGCGGACGCGATGCAGCTCTATCGGGGCATGGACATCGGCACGGCGAAGCTCACGGTCGAGGAGCGGCGTGGCATCCCGCACCACCTTCTCGACGTCCTCGACGTCACGCAGGAGGCGTCCGCGGCGGCCTACCAGCAGGCGGCACGCGCCGAGATCGAGCGGATCGCGCAGGACGGCGGCACCGCCCTGCTCGTCGGCGGCTCGGGGTTGTACGTGTCGAGCGTCATCCACGACTTCCGGTTTCCCGGCACCGATGCCGCGATCCGGGCGCGCCTCGAGGCGGAGCTCGCCGAGTCGGGCCCGGGCCTGCTGCACGCGCGCCTGCGCGCGATCGATGCCGAGACGGCGGCGGGCGTCGACGCGGCGAACGGTCGGCGTGTCGTCCGGGCGCTCGAGGTGATCGAGCTGACCGGGGAGTCCAAGGCGGCACGGCTGCCGGACGAGCCCGTGCCGTGGCGGCCGCACCGAGTGGTGCACCTGCGCAGCGACCGTGCCGTGCTCGTCGACCGGCTCGACCGGCGTGTCGAGCAGATGTGGCGGGACGGCATCGTCGACGAAGTCGAGTCGCTCGTGCCCGCCGGGCTCGAACGCGGGGTCACCGCGCGGCGTGCGATCGGGTACGCGCAGGCGCTCGGTGAACTGCACGGCCGGATGACGCGTGCCGAGGCGATCGAGCAGACGCAGCAGCTCACTCGGACGTACGCGCGCCGGCAGGTCAGCTGGTTCAAGCGGTACCCCGGCGCCGCGATCGTCGACGCCGACGACCCGGCCGCCCGGGCCGCGGAACTGGCCCGTCAGTCGGCCGTAGACTGA